DNA from Variovorax sp. PBL-H6:
CGCGCGCGAGCTTGGACATGGGAACTCCCTGGGGTTTTTATTCGAGAACGGGCTGCACGCGCTTGTCGTGCAGCGGGAACCGGCCGACTACGACGAGGTGGCCGCGACCGAGCTGCGATTGCCTGCTGCGTCGTAGCTGTAGGTGATCGTGGTGGTGGAGGCGCCGTCGCTGTACACGGCACTGGCCAGTCGGCCCAGCGCGTCGTAGCTGTAACTCACGGAACCCGCGTTGGCCGGATGGCCTGCGAGCGCGGCGGCGCACAGGCAAGCGGCAAGAACTGTGCGGCTCAACATCCGTGTCGGCACATGGCGATCGGATGGCATCGGTGCGTGCGAGCTCGATGCATGCGCTGGCAATACAGCAGTCTTCTTATTCATTGGGGGAACTCGATTCTTTTTGGTGCCGCGGACTGTAGTCGAGCCGGACGCAAACAAAAAATCGTTTTTTGTCGCGCAAATCTTGCACGCGCCCTCATGCGCGCGTGGCCGTGGAGGCGGTGCAAGCCCAGAACGGCTGCAGGTTGTGAGCCCGTTCGGGGGCCCGCTCAGCGCTCGTCTTCGCGCAGGCGCAGCGCCAGCTCGTAGAGCGCGTTGCGCGGCGCGCCGCTGATCTCGGCCGCGAGGCGCACCGCGCTCTTGAGCGGCAGCTCGGCGAGCAGCAACTGCAGGACGCGCCGGGCTTCGGCGTCGTCGTCCCCTGCCGCCGGCGCAGGATGCAGCGCCAGCGCGAACTCGCCGCGCGTGCGGTCGCGGCTGGCCGCGAGCCAGGCGGGCAGCTCGGCGGCGGGCAGCGTGGCGATTTCCTCGAACTGCTTGGTGAGCTCGCGCCCGACCGTCACGCGCCGTTCGCCCAGCACGGCCAGCGAGCGCGCCAGCGCCTCGATGCGATGCGGCGCCTCCAGCAGCACCACACTGCGAGGCTCGGCGGCGAGCGTCTGCACGGCGGCATCGCGCTCGCCGGGCTTGGCGGGCAGGAAGCCGGCGAAGACGAAGGCACTCTCGGCATCGCCGCCAGCGATCAGCCCTGCGGCCGACACGAGCGTGGTCACGCTGCTCGCGCCCGGCAGCGGCAGCACGCGCAGGCCCGCTGCGCGCACCGCGGTGGCCAAGCGTGCGCCCGGGTCGCTGACGCCGGGGGTGCCGGCATCACTGACATAGGCGATGCGCTCACCGGCGGCGAGCCGCGCGATCACGGCCTGCGCCGCCTCGGCCTCGTTGTGCTGGTGCAGCGCCAGCAGGCTGGCCGCGGGCCGCTCGATGCCGTAGGCGCGCAGCAGGCCCTGCGTGTGCCGCGTGTCCTCGCAGGCCACGGCATCGACCAGCTGCAGCACGTGGAGCGCGCGCAGCGTGATGTCCGCCAGGTTACCGATCGGCGTGGCGACGACGTACAGCGTGCCTTCGGGATAATGCTGCGCGCCCGCGGCATCGCGCGCTGCCGGAAGGGCTGCGCCGAAGGAAGCAGGGGCGAGGGAGGTCAAAGGTGTTTCTCCAGAACAAGAAGGTGGCCGAGGCCACCACCAAGCAGCGCGGCGATGCGGCCGAGGCGGCCGCGCTCGCGCATCTGCAGTCGGCCGGCCTGGTGCTGGTCGCGCGCAATTATCGAACCCCGGGCCGCGGTGGCGGCGAGATCGACCTGATCATGCGCGAGCCGCGCGACGGCACGCTGGTCTTCGTCGAGGTGCGCCATCGCGCCGGGGCAAGCCATGGCGGCGCGGCCTCCAGCATCACCGGCGTGAAGCGGCGGCGCATCGTCTTCGCGGCGCGACACTACCTGAGCCGCCTGCGCACGCTGCCGCCCTGCCGCTTCGACGTGGTGCTGGTCGAGGCGCACATCGAATGGATCCGCGCCGCCTTCGATGCCGATTGATGTTCTTCCGGAACGGGGAACCCGGGCCGGCCGCCGCACTCAAGTGAGGCAATAACCTTTTGTTGCGCGAGCCGCAGTTATCATCCCGCCCCATGCTCGAGCAACGGATCCAGC
Protein-coding regions in this window:
- a CDS encoding RHS repeat domain-containing protein, with protein sequence MNKKTAVLPAHASSSHAPMPSDRHVPTRMLSRTVLAACLCAAALAGHPANAGSVSYSYDALGRLASAVYSDGASTTTITYSYDAAGNRSSVAATSS
- the rsmI gene encoding 16S rRNA (cytidine(1402)-2'-O)-methyltransferase, whose product is MTSLAPASFGAALPAARDAAGAQHYPEGTLYVVATPIGNLADITLRALHVLQLVDAVACEDTRHTQGLLRAYGIERPAASLLALHQHNEAEAAQAVIARLAAGERIAYVSDAGTPGVSDPGARLATAVRAAGLRVLPLPGASSVTTLVSAAGLIAGGDAESAFVFAGFLPAKPGERDAAVQTLAAEPRSVVLLEAPHRIEALARSLAVLGERRVTVGRELTKQFEEIATLPAAELPAWLAASRDRTRGEFALALHPAPAAGDDDAEARRVLQLLLAELPLKSAVRLAAEISGAPRNALYELALRLREDER
- a CDS encoding YraN family protein yields the protein MAEATTKQRGDAAEAAALAHLQSAGLVLVARNYRTPGRGGGEIDLIMREPRDGTLVFVEVRHRAGASHGGAASSITGVKRRRIVFAARHYLSRLRTLPPCRFDVVLVEAHIEWIRAAFDAD